A window of Macrotis lagotis isolate mMagLag1 chromosome 1, bilby.v1.9.chrom.fasta, whole genome shotgun sequence genomic DNA:
TTATTGAGCAAATGATATTTATTGCTGATTTAGCCTTCAGGGATTAAATTACGAGACTTGTGGAATTCCCATCTAAATTAGAGAGAAGTCTGTGGCAAAAAGAGCCCCTGAATCCAGAAGAGAAATGCAAAGAACAGACCACATCTGAGAACATTAACTACTTGAGAAGACCTtgctctttgttttaaaaaaatctgtttctttcAACTAAGAATTATCACTGGAATAATAAGATGCACCAGTACCCCCAAAAGTTAAAGGAACAAagtagaagaaagtgtgaaaaggattttattttctggttACAAACAAAGATttttacctttcaaaaaaaatgttaataaaccAATGAATTTAAACTTCTTTTACTTTAGAGAAAAGCAAGCCTACAACTACACCTGAACTAGAATCTGGAAGCATCAGGATATCCAATAGAGCTTTCTCTAGCAAAGGCGAAATATTCATTAAATCATTAGTGGAAAATACTGTTTATATTTGAAGACTATGTTGTAGAGACTACAAGCTCAGCCAGGAGGACAGCATGCTTCCATTCTTCCATCACTGGAAGAAATCTGCAGTACTGCAATCTGAGTGATGTGAGTTGCTTCGCCACAGAAAAACTCTTaccaaatgagtttcttatagaaatattagctattatttattGTCTATCTGCCCATCCACATGTGTTCTCCATGAGTGTCCAATAAAATGCATTTGTAAGGATATTGCCTACTGGTTTACAAGAGATTTTCTTACTTATTGTGCCATTTAATTAAATACCTTTGCTTACAACTCATTATGTTCCATGGTTAAGCATTAATGGATGAAACATTGGTAGGAGTTTGTGTGGTATTGTTCCAGGTTGCAATTCACTAAATACCTTGAACCAAGGGTAGCAGTTTTCTGGCAGACTTTAGAATTGGTGGATGCCCACAGATGAGATACTAATttgaaaaattgattttatacAATGAGGCATAGATGGCAGTGCCTCCGTAAGAACTGCACAATTGTGATATCAAATTATGTCTAAGTCTCCATTATAGATGGACAAACCTATTAAAACTTACTAAACTGACTAAAACAGAGAagcagcaatttttaaaaatggagtcactaCCAACCTTGAACTATTTCATTCCATGACTCTCAATTGAAGGTCACTGTGTTTGCCCCTTATGATTAGAAGTTTCCTCAGTCATTGACTTCAGATTTAGctaattatataaaatgagagctagagggtggggaggaagttttcaatttatctttgtattcctgtGTTTCAAGAACAATGTCATACATATAATAGACATTTTAGAAATGCTTAATGCTTTAGACTTCAAtgagaaagaagataaattgCTATAGAGTAAggaatttatacatatattatatacaggTTAGAAAATTACCAGAATAAAGTGTATTTATAGAATCTAGCTTTTTTCTACCTTAGAATATGTCTTAATTGAAGGGTTCTTGACTCTAAATACCTGCTTTACAGGGCTTCCTAACTCAGCATCCTTGGTTATCATCTCTCTTATGCTATTTTATTGATCTTTCTCCTTTAGGCTTTAGAACTCTTCTTAAAGTAGGAAGTGGAAAGGCATAATTTGAAGCCAGGTGATCTAACTCCAAAGCAAATGTTCTTTACTGTGACATCCATTGTCAGTTCTCATCAACATCAAACCATTTTTCTCTATGTCTTccaatctttctttcatttattaccTGTTTTCAAAGATGAAATAGAATGGGCAATATCCACTCTTATGTAGGTGAAAAAACAAAGGATTTCAGTGGGGATGAAAGTTGAAAGCACTGGTGCCTATAGTAGTCTCTATACCGAATGAGTTTGAGtttatttaactttcttttgGTTTCCTTCCTGCCAGTATCCCCaatatcaatgaatatttatatatctctaaattttATGGAAACCTCTTGTTAACAAAATGTCCAGAAAAACAATGATCAATGAGACAAAGACATTCAATGACAAGATTTATGTGGGTCTGAATTGCAGTTTTAGTACATGGCCATGCCAATGGCCATTGCTCAATACTGGTTGAGTAGTTGACTGAGAATGGTGAAGATTCAGGATAGATGAGGAGTCAGTTTGACAATAATGATAAATGTCTgagaggaaataaattttaagagCTACAGTGAGATGAGAAGAGGGGATTAGCATGTGCAGATTAGACTTTCTATATACTATTCCATAATCTTCCTGATCCCTAAAAGGCATAAACTTTAGCCTGATTCTTCACTTTTGATACTTCAGCAATTTCAAGATGCCATTCTTGATCTCCTGAGTGCGAACGCCATAGACAATGGGATTGAGGGCTGGTGGGATGAGGTGGTGCAGGACATTGAGGAGGATGGGCACTTCAGCAGGCACCTTCTTGCCAGCTTTATTGGTGAAGATAAATACTAGTAAAAGtgtataaaagaaaagaatgaggatAAGGTGGGAACCACAGGTACTTAGAGCCTTTGTGGCTGCTCCTCCTGACTGCAATTTCAACACAGCCCTCAAGATGAAGCAGTAAGATAGCAAAATAAGCACCAAGTCAGAGCCTAGCAGGCACCAGACACTCACAAATTGGTAGAGTTTGTTAAGACGGATATCCCCACAGGAGAGTCGAGCCACAGAAATGTTGGCACAGATGCAGTTTTCTATTACATTTCCTGCACAATAGTCCAGCCGGGCAGCTAGGATTGGTGTAGGTGATGTGGCCAGCAGGTTGCGGAAGATAATGAAAATGGCAGCCTTGACTACAAACTGTTCAGTGATGATAGATGGATAGTGTAGGGGATGACAGATAGCAACATAACGATCATAAGCCATGATCAGAAAGGTGGATGACTCCATGGGCAGGAAACTATTCATGACAAACATTTGTAGGAAACAGCCTGTGAAACTTATGGGCTTCATGTTGAACCAGAAGATGAGCAGCACCTGTCAGAATCATCATCCTCAAAtacttttcttatattttgatATCAATATCAACCAAAGATCAGGGAGCCATAATAGCTCCCTCTTATTCATTAGATTAATCCAACATTGTACTTAAATACTATCTAATTTTACCTCACCTTTTTCCTTGATGTTTCCTTAACCCCCATCCAGGGTCTAgtcttctctgtctccctttcaTCTAACTTGCTAATTCCTATCCCTCTGACTTTAGTCTTTGTCCCTCcattattcccttctctcttttctattcctATCTATATCACTCCTTTCAATTTATCTCTACTAGGAAGATTTTCCAATCTGAACACTTACatttattttgtacctttttAATCTTTGAAACCTACATTCATGGTATattattaaaaactgaaaaagcaTCTGAGATTACCTAGTCCAACTCTGAGCCCAATACTTTACCATTGAAGAAACTATCAGAATAGGAGGTTTGCCCAAGAACACATTAATATTCTGAAAAGTGTCAGGATAGTGTGAGTGGCAGcatggtataatgaatagagagtTGACTTCAAAGTCCAGCAGATATATTTCCAAATTCCATCTCTAACACATATTGGCTTTATGATCCAAACCTTTAAGTGTTCCAGGAGGTCTTTGTGATTTTATATTGCAATGAAGATGTTGTaaagatttgaagccaggtgtactaattcaaaataaaacactCTTTCCTCTGCATTACCTTATCTTTCTAACattattgataataatataatgataggGTCTACTTGTTGATATTACTTATATATAACTCTCTCTTTGGGAAGagtaaattggggcagctaggtggcagagtggctactgcaccaaccctggagtcaggaggatctcagttctaatatggcctcagatacttaataaatatctagctgtgtgaccttgggcaagtcacttaaccccactgccttaccacaaaagaaaaaaagaaaaagagtaaattaGGAGTGAGGAATGACATGGAAATAGGGTCAAGGGGGAGGAAGGGTGAAGATACAAAAGAGAAGAGGTTTTCCCTTGTCCTCAAAGTGCAGAATAAGAGTTTTATCAAAGTTTAAAAGAAGCAAATTTTGATTtgttggaaaggggaaagatccTGGCAACTACAGCCATTCCAAAGTGTAAGGGATTGAATTAGAGGGATGGGAGAAGATTGCTAAATTAGTGAGGTGTTCATTCAGAGAGAAAATGACCATTTGTCAAgaatattataaaggaaacttTTAATATGCAATAGGGaaacatttttcaatatttgggaaataaaaattttgaaataaatattcaatgatttataatattttaaatgcaatggACCAGATAACCACCAAGGTCACTTGAATATGCTGAGTCATTTGACCAATCTAATGGAAGATTCAACATTTTCTGTGATCCCCATAATCTCTCATATCTATTCAAACTAGAAATTATTCAATTTAGATAAAACAAATTTAGCCATCTCTATGGTCTAGGACAGAGGTGTTGAATACATAGCCACCCATAACATTCCTTAGTGAAGctcaaattaaattgaaaagtaattaagacatatttcacaaaataattaaaaatgctaTAAACATGGATAATGATAATATGTGGATTTCTAAGGCAATGTGTACTTTTAGAGACATTTATGTATGGGTTTTGAGGCCTCTTTTTTTCTACTTGAGTTAGACACCAATGATCTAAGATACTAAGAACCAAAAAGATATCTTAAAAATTCAAGAACTAATGCCTAATTGGATATaaattttttctgctttctttatactgtgctttttaaaaataatatttttatatgatatgGTTCTCTgtgaagaaaaggggaaggaatcGTGGGGAAACTATGATTATGTAAAAAGCAAGACATCAAGAAAGCTATTTTAAGAAATAAGCAATAGTGATATATTGAATAAGTATCTGGAATTAGGGATAATGTAAAAAGTTTAAACTCAGAAATGATGCTGAGCTAATGTCGTTGAGATTGGTAAAGACAACATGAATGGCTAAGTCTGACTGATAGACCCTGGGGATAATGGTAACATTATAAATGGTGTAATTACAGTAATGGATTAGGTGTGAAAGAATGAGTAATCATAAGGAAAAGAATACGTAAATAATTTTGGGGAGGGTGGTGATCAAGTATCTTCAGGGATTTCAGTAATATTGAAGAGTTTTGAGACTTCTGGTGGCAAATGACTTTGGGGATGACAGTGAGTAAGTGGGTGAAGCCATACATGCCAATAAGATACCTGTGGAGCAGCTGGCAGATCAAGAGCCTTACCTTAGGGATAACAGTTAGGCAAAGGATGACATCCAAGAGGGAGAGGATGACCAACAGGTAATACATGGGCTCATGCAAAGAAGCCTCTCGCTGGATGGCCAACAACAACACCACATTGGCTCCCAGGGCCAGTACCAGTAGAGGGGTCAGTGGTATTGACAGCCAGTGCTGTGTCTCCTGCATCCCAGGAAAGCAGATCATCAGAAACTCAGTCACCTGGGTTGAAGAACTGTTGATTGGCAGGGTCATGACTGGTGGGTTGACTGGGGCCTGGCTGAAAGAGAAAGGTAAAGAATTCAGTCTTTGGCTTACTTGGAAGCTAAGAGAAGCAATACAATAGATAGAccattgaa
This region includes:
- the LOC141490602 gene encoding olfactory receptor 56A4-like translates to MTLPINSSSTQVTEFLMICFPGMQETQHWLSIPLTPLLVLALGANVVLLLAIQREASLHEPMYYLLVILSLLDVILCLTVIPKVLLIFWFNMKPISFTGCFLQMFVMNSFLPMESSTFLIMAYDRYVAICHPLHYPSIITEQFVVKAAIFIIFRNLLATSPTPILAARLDYCAGNVIENCICANISVARLSCGDIRLNKLYQFVSVWCLLGSDLVLILLSYCFILRAVLKLQSGGAATKALSTCGSHLILILFFYTLLLVFIFTNKAGKKVPAEVPILLNVLHHLIPPALNPIVYGVRTQEIKNGILKLLKYQK